One genomic window of Aricia agestis chromosome 7, ilAriAges1.1, whole genome shotgun sequence includes the following:
- the LOC121728555 gene encoding uncharacterized protein LOC121728555 isoform X2 → MMESRGRKMLALLERNKNDTVGTSEEQCTSADSSSKGVTQTPKENSEETDAMVILLKLMSVAVLATHQLILQTHHHLIRNPFVKIATTLSERTLSI, encoded by the exons ATGATGGAGTCCAGGGGTAGGAAGATGCTAGCCTTATTAGAACGGAATAAAAATGATACTGTGGGCACCAGCGAGGAACAATGTACTTCGGCTGATAGCA GTTCGAAAGGAGTTACCCAGACACCCAAAGAAAACAGCGAAGAAACAGAT GCTATGGTAATTCTACTCAAACTCATGTCAGTAGCAGTTCTAGCAACTCATCAACTGATTCTTCAGACTCATCATCATCTGATTCGGAATCCTTTTGTGAAG atagcGACGACTCTATCTGAAAGGACTCTATCTATATAA
- the LOC121728716 gene encoding uncharacterized protein LOC121728716, with protein MSRIFCFVCIALLSIGPAKSFINIRTTDCGPYGFVCDGANRVRLCDGDHLVGPAFNCPSDSLCNEESTDVCENRMNYIDPVLSKTIRCHRNERVADPSVENCKGYILCIPNKNRVQGIKFKCSGNTVFNGFTRTCTSPEKYKCPIANSTKTSFQYFGGSGSKSNASKSPDQAHFHRPIDCKSYKFAVTQEDAPTKATYFCPSRPVVGESRIRCTIFSNYFCITLERDYEDQFIESTGAAYRRPRTFWPK; from the exons ATGTCCAGAATATTCTGCTTCGTGTGTATTGCT ctaCTAAGCATAGGTCCTGCTAAATCGTTTATTAACATCAGAACAACTGATTGTGGGCCTTACGGCTTCGTATGTGATGGGGCGAATAGAGTCAGACTTTGCGACGGGGACCACCTAGTGGGACCGGCTTTCAACTGCCCATCGGATAGTCTGTGCAACGAGGAATCGACTGACGTATGCGAAAACAGAATGAACTACATAGACCCAGTGTTGTCGAAGACGATTCGGTGCCACAGAAACGAGAGGGTCGCCGATCCCAGCGTAGAAAATTGCAAGGGCTACATCCTGTGCATTCCAAACAAAAACCGCGTCCAAGGCATTAAGTTCAAGTGCTCGGGCAACACCGTATTCAACGGTTTCACTCGGACCTGCACCTCCCCCGAAAAATACAAGTGCCCAATAGCAAACTCTACCAAAACGAGCTTCCAATACTTCGGGGGGAGCGGCTCGAAGAGCAACGCGAGTAAGAGTCCGGACCAGGCCCATTTCCATCGGCCGATCGACTGCAAGAGCTACAAGTTCGCTGTGACCCAGGAGGACGCTCCCACCAAAGCGACCTACTTCTGTCCGTCGAGGCCCGTCGTGGGGGAGTCTCGTATCAGATGCACCATCTTCTCCAACTACTTCTGCATCACCCTAGAACGTGATTACGAGGACCAGTTCATCGAAAGCACCGGAGCTGCTTACCGACGACCGAGAACATTTTGGCCCAAATAA
- the LOC121728555 gene encoding dentin sialophosphoprotein-like isoform X1 — translation MMESRGRKMLALLERNKNDTVGTSEEQCTSADSSSKGVTQTPKENSEETDVTRPSLNETGYGNSTQTHVSSSSSNSSTDSSDSSSSDSESFCEDSDDSI, via the exons ATGATGGAGTCCAGGGGTAGGAAGATGCTAGCCTTATTAGAACGGAATAAAAATGATACTGTGGGCACCAGCGAGGAACAATGTACTTCGGCTGATAGCA GTTCGAAAGGAGTTACCCAGACACCCAAAGAAAACAGCGAAGAAACAGATGTAACAAGACCTTCATTGAATGAAACCG GCTATGGTAATTCTACTCAAACTCATGTCAGTAGCAGTTCTAGCAACTCATCAACTGATTCTTCAGACTCATCATCATCTGATTCGGAATCCTTTTGTGAAG atagcGACGACTCTATCTGA